The window GTCCGAACTCCACCAACTCGTCGGCGGCATGCAGTCCGGGATGGGCTACGTCGGCGCCGAGACGATTCCAGAGGTCAAAGAACGCGCCAAGTTCGTTCGGGTCTCTGCCGCGGGGCAGACGGAAGGACACCCCCACGACGTGATGATTACCGACGAGGCGCCGAACTACAGCCCGAGCGAGTAACACAGGACCGCGTTCGCTTTTCGGCCGTCTGCATCTCCGCTCTCAGACCACCGACTCGATAGCGTGACCAGTCACCACTGTCTGTTCTCTCGACACCCGCCGCGTACAACGACGATATAGGGATGATTAATAGGGATGTATGTCGTGCATCTACAAAGCGATGGATACTGCGGAGCTACGCACCGCCCTTCGGAACGCTGGGTTGTCACAATATCAGGCAGAGGCCTACGTCGCCCTCCTCCAGTTAGGTGCCGCGAGCGCAACAGAATTGGCCGATGCGTGTGCGGTCCCGACAGCACGGATTTACGACGTCCTTCGAGACCTCGAATCGAAGGGCTACATCGAGACCTACGAACAGGACAGTCTTCACGCACGAGCGTGCGACCCGAAATCGGTGATGGAAGACCTACAGAGCCGTGCCGTCCAACTGGACGAAGCGGCGACAGAGATAGAGACCCGATGGCAGCAACCGTCGGTCGACCGGCACATGCTGAGTATCGTCAAACGGTTCGAGACGGTGTTCAATCGCGCCGAGGAACTGATTCGCGACGCGACGAGTGAGGTGCAACTCTCGGTCACACCCGAACAGTTCGCGGCGCTCAGACCAGCGCTGACAGAGGCGTACGAGAACGGCGCTCTGGTGAAAGTCTCACTCCACCCCGAACAGGGAGACGAGTTGAACGACATGGATGAATCCGCCTTCCGGGGAGTGACGTCGGAAGTTCGCAAGCGGACACTCCCGACGCCTTTCGTCGCAATCGTCGACCGAACGGGGGCGTGTTTCGCACCGCACGCAGGGTCCGTCAACCAATACGGTGTCCTCGTCGACGACTACACGCTCACGTACGTGTTCTACTGGTACTTCCAGACAGCACTCTGGGAGGTGTGGGACGTGGTCTACACCGCACAGACGCCGGAACCCCCAATCGTCTACTCAGATATTCGGCACTTCGTGCAGGACGCCGAACCGCTCTTTCAGAGTGGCAAGCGCATCGTCACTCACATCAACGGCTACGAGACGGACAATCGGGAACCGATAGACGTCGTTGGCGAACTGACAGACATCTACTACACTGCCGTGTCAGAACCGAAAGAGACGCTATCGTTCTCCGAACTCGCAGGTCAGGTCTGTCTGACCATCGACGCCGGCGACGAGACGTACACTGTCGGTGGATGGGGCGCGGTGTTAGAAGAAGTCGAAGCGAACCGCATCACCGTCGAGTCGATTTCCTGAACACATCAGGGGAGTTGGAATATCCTCTCGCCGGAATGTATAACAACTCCCCGTTCTCATACTCATTACAAGACGGGTTCCGGGCACGCACTCGCCAAGGGGTATTTTGATATACCACCACACGACATTCTGTCTCGTGAGTGTTCCCGGAACACCACTACACTACCAATGAGTGCAGAACAGCCCATGGTGCTCATCGTCGAAGATGAGCCTGACCTCGCCGATCTGTACGCAACCTGGCTTAGGGACGACTATCGCGTTCGTGTCGCCTACGGCGGACGCGAGGCGCTCGACGAACTCGACGACGAGGTTGACGTTGTTCTCCTCGACCGTCGGATGCCCGACCTCTCGGGCGACGAAGCGCTCACCGAGATTCGCAGTCGCGGCTTCGACTGCCGTGTCGCGATGGTGACTGCTGTCGAACCGGACTTCGACATCATCGCGATGGGCTTCGACGATTACCTCGTCAAGCCCGTCTCTCGTGAGGCGCTGACCGAAACTGTCTCTAATCTCATCTTGCGAAACGCCTACGACGTCGGAATTCAAGACTTGTTCTCACTCGCCTCGAAGAAGGCCCTCCTGGAGGCTGAGAAGGATGAAGCGACGCTCGAAGACAACGAAGAGTACCAAGCCCTCACGGAACGACTCGATGAACTCAGGGGCGAACTCGACGACACTCTCGGCCAACTCGACGAGAGCAAGGGGCTCTCTGCGGTCTACCGCGACATCGGCGACTCGGCACAGTCCGACGAATAACGGACACGCCGTCGCTCCGGGAACGTACTTTTCTCTCTCTGTTAACGGATTCGTGACGCACGGCGTCTGTCTCTGTCTTGTTCGGATTTCTTACATTAGTATTTCTGTTAATTAAGTTAATTTCATATCAGACATACACGAAAAATTATAATTCGCATCCACTCTTCGGACTACTTGCACATGTCCGAAGAGACCAACACGATGATCTCGTACCTCCGCAACAACCCCCGCATGATGGGCGTCCTGTTCACGCTCACCCTGCTTCTCACCCAGGCAGGGAACGCGGCAGCAGCGAACACGGGTGTCATCTACGGCCCGTAATCACGCGAGAAAACTATCAGACCAGTAGACTTCGCTGTCGTAGACGACCGGTATCTCTTGTAGCGCGAGGAAGTCTTTAAGTTCGTCCTCTGTCACCTCGATGTTCGAGACGCCCGCAGACGACAGATAGTACCGCGAACCACCGGGGAGTGCTGGGATTATCAGCGAACCGATTCCTGCCCTCGACGTATTGAATGCGTGGTACGAGAGTTCCAGTGGTCCATCGGTCGTTTCCGTCACCTCACAGTAGACCGCAACGCCACTCTCTGCCTGGACAACAGAGAGACTCCCGTCACCGACCACTCCGTACTGATGCGCGATGTCGCTGTCCGTTCTGACCACGTCGAGCGACGCTTGAAGCGGGAATCCACCATTGAGAAGTCTGGCGAGTGTCCGACCGACGCCGACTGCCTGACTGTTGATAACTTCGCTGAACGTGACGATGCCACCGATAGCGCCCGCTTCGACGAGTGCGAGGCCCTGGTCGTAGGACTGACAGGCATTGAGGAAGAACGCGCCCGTCCCGACGTGGTCGAGCGTCTCTGCGTCGACTTTTCCATCGCGGCACTGGAAGCCATCGTCGTCGATGTGGCCGATGTAGTGGAGGAAGTCTGTCGGTTCGGCGAGTATCTCTCGCAGTTCAGCCCGACTGAGATTGTAGTAGGCGTCGACGTCGAACGAGAGACCATCCCGCGACCCGTATACGTCGTCGACGATATCGCTTTCGGCGAGCATCTCCTGGTCGTTACAGACGACGGTGATTCCGATGTCTCCCGTCG is drawn from Haloferax litoreum and contains these coding sequences:
- a CDS encoding TrmB family transcriptional regulator, whose protein sequence is MDTAELRTALRNAGLSQYQAEAYVALLQLGAASATELADACAVPTARIYDVLRDLESKGYIETYEQDSLHARACDPKSVMEDLQSRAVQLDEAATEIETRWQQPSVDRHMLSIVKRFETVFNRAEELIRDATSEVQLSVTPEQFAALRPALTEAYENGALVKVSLHPEQGDELNDMDESAFRGVTSEVRKRTLPTPFVAIVDRTGACFAPHAGSVNQYGVLVDDYTLTYVFYWYFQTALWEVWDVVYTAQTPEPPIVYSDIRHFVQDAEPLFQSGKRIVTHINGYETDNREPIDVVGELTDIYYTAVSEPKETLSFSELAGQVCLTIDAGDETYTVGGWGAVLEEVEANRITVESIS
- a CDS encoding HalX domain-containing protein, with product MSAEQPMVLIVEDEPDLADLYATWLRDDYRVRVAYGGREALDELDDEVDVVLLDRRMPDLSGDEALTEIRSRGFDCRVAMVTAVEPDFDIIAMGFDDYLVKPVSREALTETVSNLILRNAYDVGIQDLFSLASKKALLEAEKDEATLEDNEEYQALTERLDELRGELDDTLGQLDESKGLSAVYRDIGDSAQSDE
- a CDS encoding DUF7503 family protein, translated to MSEETNTMISYLRNNPRMMGVLFTLTLLLTQAGNAAAANTGVIYGP